In one window of Nicotiana tabacum cultivar K326 chromosome 12, ASM71507v2, whole genome shotgun sequence DNA:
- the LOC107763157 gene encoding uncharacterized protein LOC107763157, protein MAERGGERGGFGRGFGGRGGRGGDRGGRGRGGRRPRRETEEEKWVPVTKLGRLVKDNKIRSLEQIYLHSLPIKEFQIIDTLIGPSLKDEVMKIMPVQKQTRAGQRTRFKAFVVVGDGNGHVGLGVKCSKEVATAIRGAIILAKLSVIPVRRGYWGNKIGKPHTVPCKVTGKCGSVTVRMVPAPRGAGIVAARVPKKVLQFAGIEDVFTSSRGSTKTLGNFVKATFDCLMKTYGFLTPDFWKETRFTKSPFQEYADILSKPTSKVIISTTEEAPAPERVEA, encoded by the exons ATGGCAGAGAGGGGAGGGGAGAGAGGAGGCTTTGGCCGTGGCTTCGGAGGACGCGGTGGAAGAGGCGGAGATCGCGGCGGACGCGGCCGTGGTGGCCGTCGTCCCCGCCGTGAGACAGAGGAGGAGAAATGGGTCCCAGTCACAAAGCTCGGAAGGCTCGTGAAGGACAACAAAATCCGTTCACTGGAACAAATCTACCTCCACTCACTCCCTATTAAGGAGTTCCAAATCATCGATACACTCATCGGACCATCTCTAAAGGACGAGGTGATGAAAATCATGCCGGTTCAGAAACAGACCCGGGCCGGTCAGAGAACCCGGTTCAAGGCTTTTGTTGTCGTCGGTGATGGGAACGGTCACGTTGGTTTGGGAGTTAAGTGTTCGAAGGAAGTGGCGACCGCTATACGTGGCGCGATTATATTGGCTAAGTTATCAGTGATTCCAGTGAGGAGAGGGTACTGGGGTAACAAAATTGGGAAGCCACACACAGTGCCATGTAAGGTAACTGGGAAATGTGGGTCAGTGACAGTGAGGATGGTGCCTGCTCCTCGTGGTGCTGGTATCGTGGCTGCTCGTGTTCCTAAGAAGGTGCTTCAGTTTGCTGGTATTGAGGATGTCTTCACCTCTTCTCGTGGATCCACCAAAACCCTTGGCAACTTCGTTAAG GCTACATTTGATTGTTTGATGAAGACTTATGGGTTCCTGACTCCAGACTTCTGGAAGGAGACTCGCTTCACCAAATCTCCTTTCCAAGAGTATGCTGATATCTTGTCTAAACCTACCAGTAAAGTTATTATCTCCACCACTGAGGAGGCACCAGCACCTGAGAGGGTGGAGGCTTGA
- the LOC107763155 gene encoding pentatricopeptide repeat-containing protein At3g26540-like, with product MGINAASVLNHLINGEPTTSKAPRSQEAKALTTTILNHLRLGRLGKAVSVLFSAPVPFPFDLYAHLFRISASKKAIVEVRKVESHLVSFAPTPPVFLLNRAIEAYGKCGCLADARELFDEMPQRDGGSWNAMITAYSQNGYSGKALGVFSDMHKSGIFAAEVTFASVLASCASTLAFWLSRQVHALILKYGFGGNVILGSSLVDVYGKCRRMGDARRMFDEIESPNAVSWNVIVRRYLEMGNGKEAVFLFFKMISLNARPLTFTVSNALVACSSFGGFREGIQSHGFTIKINYEEDEVVSSSLIDVYVKCGDLVSARTMFDLLSPKNLIHWTSMVSGYAMSGKTRQARELFDRMPERNMVSWNAMLAGYARSSQWDEAMELIVLMCKDTRDIDHVTLSLILNVSAGLSDVELGKQVHGYIYRHRFYSNLSVANALLDMYGKCGNLRRARAWFYEMSHFRDMVSWNALLSSYARHRMSEEALLIFWEMLGEATPSKFTFATLLAGCANIFALEHGKQIHGFMIRNGYDLDIVIKGALVDMYSKCRCLDYSLNVFIETPVKDVVLWNSLMLGCYYNKRSEILFQLFEVMKEDGVKPDGTTFQAVLLACISHGCVKLGRLLFNSMSGDYFIIPRSEHYESMIKLYGLYGFFDELEDFVKKMPFQPTTPMLARVFDSSKEHGNTRLGEWAARQLNLLKERNFLFHSASKYG from the coding sequence ATGGGCATAAACGCAGCCTCCGTTCTGAACCATCTCATCAATGGCGAACCCACCACCTCCAAAGCACCAAGGTCTCAAGAAGCAAAAGCCTTAACCACCACAATCCTCAACCACCTTCGTTTAGGCCGACTTGGAAAGGCCGTCTCTGTTTTATTCTCAGCTCCAGTACCTTTCCCTTTTGATCTCTATGCTCATCTCTTCAGAATCTCTGCCTCTAAGAAGGCCATTGTCGAAGTCCGTAAAGTGGAGTCCCATTTGGTCAGCTTCGCCCCAACCCCACCTGTGTTCTTGCTCAATCGAGCCATTGAGGCGTACGGTAAGTGTGGGTGTTTGGCTGACGCTCGAGAGCTGTTTGATGAAATGCCTCAAAGAGATGGTGGGTCTTGGAATGCTATGATTACTGCTTATTCACAAAATGGGTATTCCGGGAAGGCATTGGGCGTTTTCTCTGATATGCATAAGTCTGGGATTTTTGCTGCTGAGGTCACTTTTGCAAGTGTTCTTGCTTCGTGTGCCTCTACCTTGGCATTTTGGCTTTCTAGACAGGTGCATGCCCTCATTTTGAAATATGGTTTTGGCGGTAACGTGATTTTAGGGAGTTCACTTGTGGATGTGTATGGCAAGTGTAGGAGAATGGGTGATGCGCGGAGAATGTTTGATGAAATTGAGAGTCCAAATGCTGTTTCTTGGAATGTGATTGTTAGGAGGTATCTTGAGATGGGTAATGGAAAAGAGGCTGTCTTTCTGTTTTTCAAAATGATTAGTCTTAATGCGAGGCCGCTGACATTTACAGTCTCAAATGCTCTAGTTGCTTGTTCTAGTTTTGGAGGATTTCGTGAAGGAATTCAAAGTCATGGATTTACAATCAAGATTAATTATGAAGAGGATGAGGTGGTTTCATCCTCTCTGATTGATGTGTATGTCAAATGTGGGGATTTGGTGAGTGCTCGGACGATGTTTGACCTGCTATCCCCTAAAAATTTGATTCATTGGACTTCTATGGTGTCAGGATATGCCATGAGTGGGAAAACCAGGCAAGCAAGGGAGCTTTTTGATAGGATGCCTGAACGCAATATGGTTTCATGGAATGCAATGCTAGCAGGATATGCGCGTAGTTCACAATGGGATGAAGCAATGGAGTTAATTGTTTTAATGTGCAAAGATACGAGGGACATTGATCATGTGACTCTCAGTTTGATCCTAAATGTTTCTGCAGGGCTTTCTGATGTTGAGTTGGGAAAGCAGGTTCATGGATATATATATAGGCATCGTTTCTACTCAAACTTATCCGTTGCCAATGCACTTCTTGATATGTATGGAAAATGTGGGAACTTGAGAAGGGCTAGAGCTTGGTTTTATGAAATGAGTCATTTTCGAGATATGGTTTCTTGGAATGCTTTGTTGAGTAGCTATGCTCGTCATAGGATGAGTGAAGAAGCTTTATTAATTTTCTGGGAAATGCTAGGAGAGGCAACACCTAGTAAATTCACTTTTGCTACTCTCTTGGCGGGTTGTGCAAATATCTTTGCTCTTGAACATGGTAAACAAATCCATGGATTTATGATTAGAAATGGTTATGATTTGGATATCGTGATTAAAGGAGCTTTGGTTGACATGTATTCCAAATGTCGTTGTCTTGACTATTCACTGAATGTTTTCATTGAGACTCCTGTGAAAGATGTTGTTCTCTGGAATTCTCTGATGCTGGGATGTTATTATAATAAACGAAGTGAAATATTATTTCAGTTGTTTGAGGTAATGAAGGAGGACGGTGTGAAGCCAGATGGTACTACCTTCCAAGCTGTATTGCTTGCATGCATTTCTCACGGTTGTGTGAAATTGGGTAGGCTGCTTTTCAATTCAATGAGTGGTGATTACTTTATTATACCACGTTCGGAGCATTATGAATCTATGATTAAGCTGTATGGTCTGTATGGATTCTTTGACGAGCTTGAAGATTTTGTTAAGAAGATGCCATTTCAACCAACAACCCCTATGTTAGCAAGAGTTTTTGACTCTTCCaaagagcacgggaatacaaggTTAGGAGAATGGGCTGCCAGACAACTTAATCTTCTGAAGGAAAGAAATTTTCTATTCCATTCTGCTTCAAAGTATGGATGA